The Hydrogenobacter sp. T-2 region AGCATAGTCCCCGTGGTGGGTAGAAATCTAAAGGAGGCACTTTCCTTTTACTTTGAGCAGTCAGAACAAACAAGGACCTATTTGGATATGCATTTGGAGTTTACTTCAGCAGGAGCTCAGGCAAAGGCTTATCTTGTGCAGGTGCTTTCTGGAGTTTCTCAAAGAAGCATTGACCTTATAGAGGAAAACCTAAGAAACCTCTCCTTTTATGACAAGAGACCAGAGGAAATTGCGATTGAAATACTCAAGGGTATGGAACCAAGGCTTATAGGTTTAAAGGAAGTAGAATACTACTGTCCCTGTAGCGAGGAAATAGCCCGTTCAAGCCTTATGCTCCTGCAGGAAGAGGAGCTCCAAGATATACTAAGCGAGGGTCCTGCAGAAGTGGTCTGTAAGTTTTGTAAGAGGGTCTATCGCTTTAGCAGGGAACAGCTTATGATATAATTTTTCCAAGACCGCACCTTTCCCGACTGGGTTGACCCGAAAGGGTTTTGGGAAAGGGTGGCAAAACCCAAGGAGGAAAATATGGCTGTAGTTTCTATGAGAGACCTTTTGGAAGCGGGTGTCCACTTTGGGCACTCAAAGGGCAGGTGGAACCCTAAAATGGCACCCTACCTCTACGGTGTGCGTAATGGTATACACATCGTAGACCTCAACAAAACGGTGGTTTTCCTTGAGCAAGCCTATCACTTTATAGCGGACAGTGTGGCACAGGGCGCAGAGGTGCTCTTTGTAGGCACAAAAAAGCAGGCAAAAGATGTGATAAAGGAAGAGGCGGAAAGGGCTGGCGTGCCATATGTGAACGAAAGATGGGTTGGAGGACTTCTTACCAACTTTAGGACTGTCCGTAAAAGTATCCTCAAGCTCCATACCCTTGAGAGGATGGAATCGGAAGGTGTCTTTGATGTGCTTCCTAAGAAAGAGGTAAGAGAGCTAAAGAGAAAGATGGAAAGGCTCAGAAAGCTGTATGGTGGTATAGTAAACATGGAAAGGCTACCCAGCATCATCTGGGTTGTGGACACAGTGAGAGAAGCCATAGCGGTCCAAGAGGCTAAAAAGCTGGGTATAACGGTGGTAGCAATAGCGGACTCCAACTGCGACCCAGATGTGATAGACTACCCTGTTCCAGGAAATGACGATGCCATAAAGTCCATAAAGCTACTTACTTCAAAGATAGCGGATGCGGTTCTCGAGGGTAAACAAAGAAGGGAAAACCTTGGAGAGGCGGCGATTGAAGTTCCAAGGAGAAGGGTCATTGCGGTTGAAGAAGAAGAAAAGGTGCTCTTTGAGAAGGCTATGGAGATGTCTGAGAAATACGAATACATTGACAAAGGTGCAGAGGAGGAGTAAGCATGATAAGTGCTGAGATGGTAAAAACCCTAAGAGAGATGACTGGTGCAGGTATGTTGGAATGCAAGAAGGCTTTGGAGGAAGCAGGGGGTGATATGGAAAAGGCTAAGGAGATACTCAGAATAAGGGGGCTTGCTAAGGCGGACAAAAAGGCAGGAAGGGAAACAAAGGAGGGCATAATCTACGCCTATGTCTCCGAGGATAGAAAAAGGGGAGTGCTTATAGAACTAAACTGCGAGACAGACTTTGTGGCAAAAAACGAACACTTTGTGGAGCTTGCCTTGAATATCGCCAAGCACATAGCAAGCATTCCAGAGAACAAGGATAGGGCAGGCACTGGTGAAGATATTACAAGCCAAGCCTATGCACAGGACACAAACATAAGCGTAGGAGACCTCATAAAGTCTGCTATAGCCAAGATAGGAGAGAACATCCAGCTTAGAAGGTTTGCGAGGTTTGATACCGAGGGCTTTGTGCATGCCTATGTGCATGGTATAGGAAAGGTAGGTGTGCTTATAGACTACTTTGTTCCAAGCCTTAACGACCAGACCCTTAGGGTTGTGCAAGATGTGGCACTTCAGATAGCCGCTATGAAACCTGAGTTTGTAAGCATAGAAAGCGTTGACCCTGAAGCCCTTGAGAGAGAGAGGAGAATACTCACAGAGCAGGCAAGACAAGAGGGTA contains the following coding sequences:
- the rpsB gene encoding 30S ribosomal protein S2, whose translation is MAVVSMRDLLEAGVHFGHSKGRWNPKMAPYLYGVRNGIHIVDLNKTVVFLEQAYHFIADSVAQGAEVLFVGTKKQAKDVIKEEAERAGVPYVNERWVGGLLTNFRTVRKSILKLHTLERMESEGVFDVLPKKEVRELKRKMERLRKLYGGIVNMERLPSIIWVVDTVREAIAVQEAKKLGITVVAIADSNCDPDVIDYPVPGNDDAIKSIKLLTSKIADAVLEGKQRRENLGEAAIEVPRRRVIAVEEEEKVLFEKAMEMSEKYEYIDKGAEEE
- the tsf gene encoding translation elongation factor Ts, with product MISAEMVKTLREMTGAGMLECKKALEEAGGDMEKAKEILRIRGLAKADKKAGRETKEGIIYAYVSEDRKRGVLIELNCETDFVAKNEHFVELALNIAKHIASIPENKDRAGTGEDITSQAYAQDTNISVGDLIKSAIAKIGENIQLRRFARFDTEGFVHAYVHGIGKVGVLIDYFVPSLNDQTLRVVQDVALQIAAMKPEFVSIESVDPEALERERRILTEQARQEGKPENIIEKVVEGRLKKFYQEKVLLEQAFIKEEKKTVGQYIKESQTGVEIKRFVRFEVGGA
- a CDS encoding Hsp33 family molecular chaperone HslO translates to MYRDLDAQTREDLRLYFQDRDYMVVSVPKDELIRVYTLQANHAVAVAKRIHDLEGQRAELMGYAIMSALLLTSLVKHATEQKVLFKVQTDYGVVVSEADGKGRVRGFIEGNPQEGWASGVLTVVKELRLGTPYTSIVPVVGRNLKEALSFYFEQSEQTRTYLDMHLEFTSAGAQAKAYLVQVLSGVSQRSIDLIEENLRNLSFYDKRPEEIAIEILKGMEPRLIGLKEVEYYCPCSEEIARSSLMLLQEEELQDILSEGPAEVVCKFCKRVYRFSREQLMI